In Phaseolus vulgaris cultivar G19833 chromosome 7, P. vulgaris v2.0, whole genome shotgun sequence, the genomic stretch TCTAACTTTGGTGCTGCCTAATATCACTACAATTTTTTCTAACATTATAAATTTGTTGACATTTATTccataatgaaaaaatatataggaaaaaaaatactGCAATCttcctaaaaaaaaattatggagcATATAATAATTTTCCTGAATGTCatcaaaataaaagaattgTCAATATCACCATTCACCACttaaaaaattagtttgaattctaattaattcaattattttaaataaaatttaaaaatgaagatttcctaaaaaaatattaaatttactgATCACGAATAAAAATCTTACAATTCTAATTATATGGCTTTTTTCACTTTTTAGTAATAACATCACTGACACTTACCGACAGCAAGTATTCAACACGATTTCTCactgcataaaaaaatatttcaatatttaatCTTAGTAAAACTTTACTATCCTTCTAGATTTATATTTACCAAATTTAAATCAGTTTGAATCTCTCATCAGAAATTCGTTCAaatgtaaaatgtaaaaatattattcttttataaaactaaatataaatttCCAAAAGCTATACAAAaccaaataatattttatacaaattcattttcaaaatttgccCATCACAATTCTAAGTTGTTATAAGTATTAGAATCATGTTTGCACTAAAATCAAAGTAAAGAAATTATGTTACAATTGAAAAAAgtgtgtataaaaaaattgaaaaaaggtGTTGAGAAAAACAATCAACCCGATTATTCTTGGATCTGCTGCCCCGGTAAAATATTGAGTTTCAAGTACAAATCCGAAATCAAGCTTttacttataaaaataaagtgGCAAGAATCGAATCCAAAGTTACTTAAATTACAAGTTCTAAAATTATAcgatatatatgtatatataagaaaaattaataagatgaaaagtattcaaataaaaatttaatgacAAATTATTGTCGCATATACTGATAACAAAAGAcaactaaataattaaatttaaatggaaaaaattaaacaacttcgataaatttatatttcatgttcttaaaaaaaaaatattttctcaagGATTAAATAATACTTATAATCAAGGATTTCATATGAACTGCATCCAACGTCTTTAAATCTTGAAGCACAAACAATACACGTCTACCTATTTTATTATGAGATTAAACTATTTATGATAAAAGCTATTCCTTCCTAATGtacaaacatatttttataaaaatgtataaacaaaACTAGATAGAGATCAGATGACATTAAGAGAATGAAAAAATGTGTACATCTTAACAAAGTTTTGGGATACTAAGTACGCAAGAAATGCAGAGGTTTTGTACCACTTGATAATGGGATGGAAGCAAACATAAGGTTCAGCAAAGAATAACTCATGACTAGAAGAAAACATTGTCTACTTTACAAAAGAAACCACCTAATGTTACTATAGGCAATAAAACTTCATATCCACACTATACATATGACTTATGGTAGATCCTAAATTATGATCTTACATCAAATTGACCTGCCCGAGTAAGAGCTCTAAAACCTTTGTAAAATCGGCCTGGTTCATTCTTCAGATCCAGTTTATCTATTTGCAGACCAGAGAGGGCGACACCCATGATCCTAAAACCCACTTGAAATGAGGGGAAGACATGAAGGCGCTCCAAACCAGTTTCAACCACCAATAATCCAGACATGGAAGGAGCTTTATCTTTTGGAATCTGACCAATGGACCATATGCATGTCTAGTAtgatataaagaaaaaataaagctAGAGTAATGTTAGTATAAAATTTACACGGTCAATCAGTCAGAAATCATCATTTCTAAAGTAGTTATGGTAAAAATCATTGCAATCACTTACCGATGGTTTTGTAATTGGATAACAGTATGAAAACCTTTCATACTATGTTCTTTTTTATCAGCACCTTTCATACTTTGTATACACTAGTTACTAATGAAATTTCATAAATGGACCATAGAAGCTTATCTTTGATGATTTTAATTACTTTCAAGGTTAACAGTGGATAATTAAAGGTCAATATGAAACACTGCTACTCACTATTCACTAGAAGCATGATACTAGCGAAACTAAGTACCTTTTTAGCAAGGATGTTCACTGTTCCATGATTTGAAGTCAAATCAGCTGATAAGATGAACGGAGGGAGCTGAAACTGAACAGTAACCGAGTCGATTGTCTTTCCAGGATCATTTCTTATTCCAACCAATACACTAAGATGACATGTCCCACCATCCGAAATTAACTGTGGCTTTACATATATTGGGGTGCTCTTCAACTCTCTTACTCTGAAAGTGAAGTGCTTGAATTGTTGAAAGAACAGAAAGTGggaatacaaatattaaaattcaaCATTCACAATTACAACTGTATCGATTACaactttttgaaaaagattttggTTCTTGAAAAACACAGCCAAGAGAAACAAAGCTTACAGCATGCTAGTTTCATATCCTGATCCAGGCAACAAACAAGTGGGTTTGTACCTGTAGCTCATAAGCTTAAATTGTCCATCAGGAGGCACAAAAGAAAGAATTTGATGAGACTCCCAAGGCCGAAAACGAACACACGGATGGAACCTGACATCATCTAGGACGGAAGGATTTGTAAATGAAAGGGTTAAATCAGGAAAACCTGAGATACGGGAATTTACTTGAACTTCACCATAGATCTCACATTTCAACAAACCTCCATCCCTGAATGAATAAAGCTATTTAGCTGTGACTACTAGGAAAAAATGAAATTCTCCAAAAGATAAAATCTACAAAAGAGCGGTCTGAACATGATCTGCAataatgttttacaaaaaaGGTTTCTGCAAGTTCCTTCTAGCTTCCAAGAGTTAGTACCATTCACAAATCTTGGAAAGTAGATGTCCCATTCACCAAAACATTGTAGCATAAGACCGCAATATCCAAAAAGTAGAAACACCATTAATTTATCACTATCAAAGTGTAATTTTAAGAAGAGATAAAGAAGAATGAGCATATAGACCTGTTAATAATCGCATCCATTTCTTCAACAAGTTCTACATATACTTCATTGTTGGAGTACTTTGGCTCTGATGTTCTCCAGGGAATACAAGATGCGGTAGCCCTAGGAAGGGTATCACTCACATTTGAATTGCTACCAGTCACAATGCTCAAGGCTTTGTTAACCACATTTGGCGGATAAATAATCTCTCGCAGGCTACTAGGTTCTGTAGTTAAGGGGAAGCCATTATCTATCATCTCATCCAACAGCTAAAAGAATAACAAAAAGTAAACTGGTTAGTTTGCATCTAATCAGCAGAAACCAATTGATAAAGCTATATCAGTAGAGGTTAGTAATTGAGACAAGTACCTCGTACACAATGACAAAGTTGTCTTTAATTATGTCTTCGTTTAAGGTCCCAAAATAATCATTGAGGACATCAGCTACCCTACAGAGAAACTGAAAATGAGATAGTTAAGAGAAAAATTAATAAGTAAACAGAGTAGCATTCAATCGGCTTCATATTCTCAGTAGCAAAAAATATACCTCAATGGCCATCAAGGGTGGCATTTCAATTTGCGTGCACCCCAAAAAAGTGATTCCATCACGAAAAACTTGGAAAATGTAATGCGTATGAGAGCTAATCACTGGTTGTTGCTAAAAGTAAAATAGTTGAATGAAGAACGCAAATAAAAAAGgtcaatgaaattaaaaaatccgaaagaaaaaaaaaaccttgaaGGAGTCGCCAAGTGAAACGGCTTGTTCCCAGAACCAGGCACAAATGGAGCGATCGACTAAGTGCCCCGAAAGCTGTTTCTCTAGCATTACCTCTCTTCACAtgaaatcaaattcaaattgcAATCAAATTTAACTGAATTTGCAGCAAGTAGAGcagattttaaataaaatgaagcTTACGAAGTTTGATTTATCTTACCCGGCATCTGAGAGGAGAAATATGCACTGCAGCATCACTGTATTTCTCAGGAGTAAACCCAAAATCGGAAGGAGAATTGGTAGTGAAGAAGAGTGCGGAAAAGAGTTTGCTTTGCGGTGAAAGAAAGGATTATGAAAACAATGAACAATGCGTCAGCTTTGCAATGATTCCAACCAGAAGAAGCTGGCAAACTTACCTGCTGACATGGATATCCAATAAACTATTGACCACCGATATTTTGACAACTGGATTTGCGTGTTGCTCCAAAATACAACCGTCTGACATGGcagttttaatattaaacaaataGTGTGTAGTTGCTGAggtgaaaaaattgaaaataaattgtatttgaACCGTGCAGTTTCTGAATTTGCGAATGAAGAGCTTTTGAAATGTGCGTTTGACAGGTAGGAGGATTCTGGATTCCAATGGAAGAACATTTCATTTGAGGGTTGTGGATTGTGAAAGTAAAGCGCGTTTGAGggttgtttagggtttagggtttagggttgtGTGTCATTTAGCGAAGCGGCAGCGATGTCATCTTGAGGGTTTAGGGTTTTCGTTTAAGAGTGCGATTTTGATTGATGTATGTATTTTGGTTCGTTTGGTACGATGTTATTTGTTTGATTGTTTTGCTATTGCTTTGATTTCCGTTTTTTAGCGTTGAGTGTAGTGTAATTTCATTTGTTTGTTTGGTGTTGTGGTTTTTGAGTTTTGAAGTTTGAATGGATTTGGATTTCATTGTTTTGTGCTCTGCAATTTTGGGACTAGTTTTGAAGTTTTTGTGTGTCCAGAAGGTTAGGGACTGAGTTACTAGTGATAAAATTCAATGGGAATGTTAATGTCCTAAATTAGTGACATTGTATGGGGAAGTGGTGACCCCTTCCTTTTTTTGTGGTGACCTACGAAGCCCTTTTTGTACTGTCATGTTGTCTTACTAGTGTTATGTTTGCATGTGCTTTTTGGTGTTGTGAGGGTCGAAAAGGGAGTGTAGTGAGCTGATTGAAGGTTAGAGAATTTATTGTTGTAAGGGTAGCTTCAAATGTGGTCTATGTAGATATTTATGCACTGTCTTGTAACCTTTCAACTTAAGGTTCACATCTGGTTTTTTGGTTTTATGAGGGTTGAGATGGGCAAGGAGGATGGGCAAGGGATGACATATGTGGTAATAAGTGGTGACCTGCCACCACGTTTTTGCATAGTTAAAATCCgtatgatttttattaatttcttacaTGTATTTTGTTGGGGCAgtatttattttggttttttgtAGAATTGAATTGTGTTGTTCATGGTTTTCAATTGATTAAGTAATTACTTGTTCAGGATATAATGTCAAGTAGCGGACGTTCAGATCAGGAGGTTGTTACGATTGATTCTCATCCCGAGCCTCAAGTTAAAGTTTGATTGAAATgatgatttttgttttaaagtaGACATGATggtatatttgtttttttgataattttatatattaaagtgtatttgtatttgatttGATATACAAGTGTTTAGGCATAATTGCAAGTCAAAGTGTTTGGGTCTTGTGAACAAGCACTTAAGTTTGGAACAAAAGTCTATTATACAGTCCACCCCATTTGGATGGCTTGTGTTTGTGCGTGAGGAGATAAAATTGAGTCGTGGACTTTTAAgttaagttatgtaatgtttgGGTGGAGAGGAAGCAAGGTTTTGCAATTCGGTATCAATTTGTGTCGTTTAGTTTGTTAGATGTGTGTTTAGGTGTAGGTTTAAGAGTAACTGGTACAAAAATTGATTTAAGGAAAACTAGAATTATATATTGCATTAGGAGTTTTTTTTTGAAGAAGGCGATGTAACTGCGGAAATGATTTATTCTGAAATTTTGAAACGTGACAACGGTATTTCCTCAGAGGACTTGTGTAAGTTGTACATTCTATTAGGATTGTCAAAAAAAAATTTGCCTACTAAAATGGGTTTAGTTCATGATGGATTGTTTAACATTGTTGATGATTTAGACAAACTAGGTACATATAATTGGGGGGGTTTAGTGTATGGAATTTTGGTTGATAGTTTGTGTTCGGCTTCAAAAAGGATGACCCAGAAAAGTATGTCGCTTATCCATTTGGATGGTTGTGTTTACCTGTTGCAGGTAATATGAAACATTTTTGTTATTGCTAAATGTTTGTAATAATTGTGCATGTCTTTGACTTCgtaataaatgattttttttattcattcttaAGATATGGGTGATGGAGCATTTGTTCTCTTATAAGCGTCACGTACCTACAAGTGGAAATAAATATCCCCGTATCATGCATTGGATGGATGTTAGAGTTGATGACCATGAACTTTGACATGGTCTGCGTAAGAATATGGTATGTCATTTTTATTGGAATTTGCACTACATTAATGTTGTTCTGAATGTAGATAATTAAGTTTGAAATTATATATGTCAACGAACAGGTTGTTGTTGAGTTATGTGCTTCGAATGAAGAACTTTGTAGTGAATTTGTTCAAGAAGCTTTTCACCAATTTGGTTGTGGAATTAAGAAGAAGAAACCAACAAAGGATGAAGTTCGTACAATGAGGGTAAAAGTTGTTGAATTGATACGCAAATGTGAGGAGCATGAAGTATTAATCACGAGAATGGAGAAAGAGGTGAAGGACATACTTGAGTTAATTGCAAGCAGAAATTTTGTTCCTGATGATACTCGTTCGGAAATAGTTGAAGTTGAACCTCTTTCAGTGGATTGCACATACTTCAAAAAGCTAGAAAGTAATCATGAAGATGTACATGAAGAGAAAGATTTACATGGAGATGAAGATCGGTCAAATGAAGAAGTCAACATGTTTCTAAAATGAACCGTGAACCCATGAAACGTTTTAAGATTGTTGTTTTGAGAACACCTAGACAACATATTCAAGGAGGAAGGAAAAAAACTCAAAAATTGATGCTTAAGTAGTTGGTTAATTGATAAGTTTTTAGGTTTTTCTAGTTTTAAGTTAGTGGAATTATGGTTTATTGACATTGTTGATACTATTGTAGTTTATGTGCTATTGTAGAATTTATCTTCTTATGAAATTGTcgtaacaaatatttttgttaagaaCTTATTTATTGTGGAAACTCTGAATGTGAGTGGATTTATTTTGTGATTCATTGAGCATTGTTTATTGACTGTGAGCTTAGCAGTTATATTCG encodes the following:
- the LOC137830094 gene encoding AP-3 complex subunit mu-like isoform X4, with the translated sequence MPPLMAIEFLCRVADVLNDYFGTLNEDIIKDNFVIVYELLDEMIDNGFPLTTEPSSLREIIYPPNVVNKALSIVTGSNSNVSDTLPRATASCIPWRTSEPKYSNNEVYVELVEEMDAIINRDGGLLKCEIYGEVQVNSRISGFPDLTLSFTNPSVLDDVRFHPCVRFRPWESHQILSFVPPDGQFKLMSYRVRELKSTPIYVKPQLISDGGTCHLSVLVGIRNDPGKTIDSVTVQFQLPPFILSADLTSNHGTVNILAKKTCIWSIGQIPKDKAPSMSGLLVVETGLERLHVFPSFQVGFRIMGVALSGLQIDKLDLKNEPGRFYKGFRALTRAGQFDVRS
- the LOC137830094 gene encoding AP-3 complex subunit mu-like isoform X3; this translates as MLQCIFLLSDAGEVMLEKQLSGHLVDRSICAWFWEQAVSLGDSFKQQPVISSHTHYIFQVFRDGITFLGCTQIEMPPLMAIEFLCRVADVLNDYFGTLNEDIIKDNFVIVYELLDEMIDNGFPLTTEPSSLREIIYPPNVVNKALSIVTGSNSNVSDTLPRATASCIPWRTSEPKYSNNEVYVELVEEMDAIINRDGGLLKCEIYGEVQVNSRISGFPDLTLSFTNPSVLDDVRFHPCVRFRPWESHQILSFVPPDGQFKLMSYRVRELKSTPIYVKPQLISDGGTCHLSVLVGIRNDPGKTIDSVTVQFQLPPFILSADLTSNHGTVNILAKKLYFFFISY
- the LOC137830094 gene encoding AP-3 complex subunit mu-like isoform X1 — protein: MLQCIFLLSDAGEVMLEKQLSGHLVDRSICAWFWEQAVSLGDSFKQQPVISSHTHYIFQVFRDGITFLGCTQIEMPPLMAIEFLCRVADVLNDYFGTLNEDIIKDNFVIVYELLDEMIDNGFPLTTEPSSLREIIYPPNVVNKALSIVTGSNSNVSDTLPRATASCIPWRTSEPKYSNNEVYVELVEEMDAIINRDGGLLKCEIYGEVQVNSRISGFPDLTLSFTNPSVLDDVRFHPCVRFRPWESHQILSFVPPDGQFKLMSYRVRELKSTPIYVKPQLISDGGTCHLSVLVGIRNDPGKTIDSVTVQFQLPPFILSADLTSNHGTVNILAKKTCIWSIGQIPKDKAPSMSGLLVVETGLERLHVFPSFQVGFRIMGVALSGLQIDKLDLKNEPGRFYKGFRALTRAGQFDVRS
- the LOC137830094 gene encoding AP-3 complex subunit mu-like isoform X2, yielding MLQCIFLLSDAGEVMLEKQLSGHLVDRSICAWFWEQAVSLGDSFKQQPVISSHTHYIFQVFRDGITFLGCTQIEMPPLMAIEFLCRVADVLNDYFGTLNEDIIKDNFVIVYELLDEMIDNGFPLTTEPSSLREIIYPPNVVNKALSIVTGSNSNVSDTLPRATASCIPWRTSEPKYSNNEVYVELVEEMDAIINRVRELKSTPIYVKPQLISDGGTCHLSVLVGIRNDPGKTIDSVTVQFQLPPFILSADLTSNHGTVNILAKKTCIWSIGQIPKDKAPSMSGLLVVETGLERLHVFPSFQVGFRIMGVALSGLQIDKLDLKNEPGRFYKGFRALTRAGQFDVRS